The genomic segment AGCAAAATTTGAATTGGAAAGTATAGCTGATATAGGTAAAGGAGTATGTGAACTAACAAATATAGAAAACTTAAGTTCTACAGTATATAATACAACAAAAAAATCAATATATAATACATTGCAATCAGTAATAAATACTGAATTAAAAAAAGTAGTAGGTAGTGATATTTCAAATGTAGATCCAACTTGTAGACAAAAAGTAATAATGATGATGGAAGATTTATCAGATTCATTTGACTTAAAGACTATTATATTATTAGATACAAGTAAAAGTATGAATTTAAAAGTTAATGCTGCAAAAAAATCAATAATAAATCTTTTAAATACACTAAAGTCTAGAAAAGGTAAAAATCATATAGCAGTTATGATTTTCCCTTATAAGGATAAAGATTATAAACTTATATGTGATTTTACTGATAATATAAGGACACTTAAAAAAAGCTTAAAAAGTATAGTTACGCAAGGTCTTACTCCCACTGGAGAGGCATTAGAAAATGCATATATCCATATGAAAAGAGATTAAAGTATGACTATAGGTATTATAAAGGGAAGATGGAATAAGAATAGATATATAATAGAAAAAGAGTTAGGCAGAGGAAATATAGGAATTGTTTATTTAGTAAGAAATAATCAAGGGAAAAAATTTGCTTTAAAATGTTCCGATGATATAACATCTCTTACAATTGAGTTTAATGTATTAAAAAAATTGTCATTATCATTTATACCTAAGGTTTATGATTTGGATGATGCATATGTTGGACATGGTTACATATATTTTTTTGTTATGGAATACATAGAAGGAATTTGTTTAAATGAATATATAAAAGGTAAATCTAATATAGAAGAATTACTCCAAATATCATATGAACTATCAAAAAATCTATATGATATTTATAAATTAGGGTATACTTATTGGGATATAAAATTTGAAAACATAATAATTGAAAAAAATACTAGAAAATTAAAATTAATAGATTTTGGAGGAGTAACAAAAAATAATTATTCAATAAAAGAATATACACCTTTATATAATATTAATTCATTTCTTGATACACCTTTTTATGATGATAGAGCATTGGTGTTTTCTGTAAACCTTTTGCTAATCTCATCTTTAACTAAGGAAAGTTATAATCCATTGACAAATAATATTGAAGATATAATATATAAGATGAAGACACTAAAAATTAATGATGATATTAAGACGCTGATTACAAGAGGATTAAAAGGTAAATATAATATGAATGAGTATATACATGATATAGATAATATATTAAATTGTAATGAAAAATTATATGCTATTAAATATATAGATAGATTTTTTTTTCTTAGCTTAAGTCTTTTTTTGATTTTTTTAGGGGTTTTATTTAAAATATATATATAATTTAAATGAGGGATTAGATGGAGAATAAAGTATTAAAAACAATAGAAGAATATAATCTAATAAAAAAAGATGATAATATTATAGTTGGAGTATCAGGTGGGCCTGACTCAATTTTTTTATTATCAACATTAGATAAAATTAAACAAAAAATTAAATTTAACATAGTAGTTTGTCATATTAATCATGGAACAAGAGGAATTGAGACAGATAAAGATGAAATCTTTGTAAAAGAACTATGTAAAAATATGAAAGTTGATTTTCATTCTATAAAAGTTGATATGAATGGATATGCTAAACAAAAAAATATATCTTCAGAAGAAGCAGGAAGAGAATTAAGATATGATTTTTTTAGAAAAACTTTTAAAAAATATAATAATAAAGGTAGTATTGCTGTAGCTCATAATAAAAATGACCAAGCAGAAACTATGATTATGAGATTTTTAAGAGGAACAGGTATAGATGGATTAAAAGGAATGGATTTTAAAAATGGTGACATTATTAGACCTATATTAAATATAAACAGAGAAGAAATAGAAAAATATATTTCTGAAAATAATATAAAAGTAAGAATAGATGAAACTAATAAAATGGATATTTATAGAAGGAATAAGATAAGGTTAAACTTAATACCTAATATTAAAAAAGAATACAATCCATCCATAATAGATACTCTTTATAGAACTTCCAAGATAATGAAAGTTGATTCTGATTTTATAAATGATTATGCTAATGAACAGTTTAATAATTTAAAAACTCAAATTTCAAAAGAAAAAATTTCATTAGATAAAGAGATGTTAATTAATCAACATAAAGCAATTCAATATAGAATAATAAGAGTAGCAATTGAAAAATTAATAGGTCATTTAAAAGAAGTAGAACAAATACATATAGAATCAATAATAAATTTAATTGAAAATAATAGTACAGGTAAAAGAATAGATATATCTAATGGAATAGAAGCATTTATAAATTATAACTACTTAGAAATAAGATTTAAAACTAAGGAAGAAAAAATAATATTAGATAAAGAATTAAGCTTAAAAGATACTAATTATATAGATGTATTAAGGTTAGAAATAACTTTAAAAGTTGAAAATTTTAACAAAAATAAAATAAATCAAAAAGACATGTTTATAAAATATTTTGATTATGATAAAATAGTAGGTGGTTTGTTTATAAGATTTAGAAAACCAGGAGATAAATTTAGACCTTTAGGAATGAAAGGAAATAAAAAATTAAAAGACTTTCTTATTGATGAAAAGATTCCAAGAGAAAAGAGGAATAAAATACCTATTATCTATGACAAGCAAGGAATTTTATGGGTAGTAGGTCATAGAATAAGTGAAGATTATAAAGTAAGTTGTAATACAGAAAAAGTTTTAATGATTGCTATAAAAAATAGGGGGTAAAGATGAAACAAGATATTAAAGAAGTTTTAATTGATGAAACACAGATCCAGAACAAAAATAGTGAATTAGGTAAAATAATATCAGAACATTATAGAGGTGAAAAATTAACGGTTATTTGTATACTTAAAGGTGCAATAATGTTTATGAGT from the Senegalia massiliensis genome contains:
- a CDS encoding vWA domain-containing protein, which translates into the protein MQKEIFLKQIILVTDGESNSFKNPINITKKVIKEGITVSTIGILNEKSNTRAKFELESIADIGKGVCELTNIENLSSTVYNTTKKSIYNTLQSVINTELKKVVGSDISNVDPTCRQKVIMMMEDLSDSFDLKTIILLDTSKSMNLKVNAAKKSIINLLNTLKSRKGKNHIAVMIFPYKDKDYKLICDFTDNIRTLKKSLKSIVTQGLTPTGEALENAYIHMKRD
- a CDS encoding protein kinase domain-containing protein, translating into MTIGIIKGRWNKNRYIIEKELGRGNIGIVYLVRNNQGKKFALKCSDDITSLTIEFNVLKKLSLSFIPKVYDLDDAYVGHGYIYFFVMEYIEGICLNEYIKGKSNIEELLQISYELSKNLYDIYKLGYTYWDIKFENIIIEKNTRKLKLIDFGGVTKNNYSIKEYTPLYNINSFLDTPFYDDRALVFSVNLLLISSLTKESYNPLTNNIEDIIYKMKTLKINDDIKTLITRGLKGKYNMNEYIHDIDNILNCNEKLYAIKYIDRFFFLSLSLFLIFLGVLFKIYI
- the tilS gene encoding tRNA lysidine(34) synthetase TilS, with product MENKVLKTIEEYNLIKKDDNIIVGVSGGPDSIFLLSTLDKIKQKIKFNIVVCHINHGTRGIETDKDEIFVKELCKNMKVDFHSIKVDMNGYAKQKNISSEEAGRELRYDFFRKTFKKYNNKGSIAVAHNKNDQAETMIMRFLRGTGIDGLKGMDFKNGDIIRPILNINREEIEKYISENNIKVRIDETNKMDIYRRNKIRLNLIPNIKKEYNPSIIDTLYRTSKIMKVDSDFINDYANEQFNNLKTQISKEKISLDKEMLINQHKAIQYRIIRVAIEKLIGHLKEVEQIHIESIINLIENNSTGKRIDISNGIEAFINYNYLEIRFKTKEEKIILDKELSLKDTNYIDVLRLEITLKVENFNKNKINQKDMFIKYFDYDKIVGGLFIRFRKPGDKFRPLGMKGNKKLKDFLIDEKIPREKRNKIPIIYDKQGILWVVGHRISEDYKVSCNTEKVLMIAIKNRG